A genomic segment from bacterium encodes:
- a CDS encoding OmpA family protein yields the protein MRNGLFQRSRRTIVRRRIACAIGLALSLAAGSAGAEGGADADAINARLYEALAPPSGSGRIETVSGQMYLSKENMDADVIAEALSAMRSLEAGEGTTVAVQRTPRINFEIHFPKNSARLTDESRASLDELAEALRGGDYDSMRFMLGGHTDQDGDAAVNQPLSEARAQMARDYLVEEHGLDQSRLVARGFGASEPLREVEENAQDKLYNRRVDLRPLR from the coding sequence ATGCGAAACGGACTCTTTCAGCGCTCCCGTCGGACGATCGTGCGAAGGCGGATCGCCTGCGCGATCGGCCTCGCGCTGTCGCTCGCGGCAGGCTCCGCCGGGGCGGAGGGCGGCGCCGACGCGGACGCGATCAACGCGCGTCTCTACGAGGCGCTCGCGCCGCCGAGCGGCTCGGGGCGAATCGAGACCGTCTCGGGCCAGATGTATCTCTCCAAGGAGAACATGGACGCGGACGTGATCGCGGAGGCGCTGTCCGCGATGCGATCCCTGGAAGCCGGAGAAGGGACGACGGTCGCCGTCCAGCGGACGCCGCGCATCAACTTCGAGATCCACTTCCCGAAGAACAGCGCCCGGCTGACCGACGAGTCCCGCGCGAGCCTCGACGAGCTCGCCGAAGCACTCCGCGGCGGTGACTACGACAGCATGCGCTTCATGCTGGGTGGACACACGGACCAGGACGGCGACGCCGCGGTCAACCAGCCGCTCTCGGAGGCCCGCGCGCAGATGGCCCGAGACTACCTGGTCGAGGAGCACGGCCTCGACCAGAGCCGACTCGTCGCGCGCGGCTTCGGTGCGTCCGAGCCGCTGCGCGAAGTCGAAGAGAACGCGCAGGACAAGCTCTACAATCGACGCGTCGACCTGCGTCCGCTTCGCTAG
- a CDS encoding ATP-binding domain-containing protein gives MDDRPDQVVREELEALEDVSRRLAELPPAKTASEAPIVKELERIRERLLSGDENKDLSALTEQYHNQSAILNQLRRAGQAVQVDAASPYFAHLRLEEEGRRRDLYLGHTTCLEKGLRIVDWRDAPISKIFYSYRQGEDFDEEISGRERSGEVLARRMVRIRDGVLERVQAPEGDYSLDPDSPSGWRRDEMGTPRLAGGEAAALRYDEDSLDLSRRMGEDRTGEALRADKHLPEITSLIDPTQFDLITRPAAGYLVIRGSAGSGKTTVALHRIAYLAYADERIDGPDTLVVVFSRALARYVAHVLPSLGLEGVRITTYRDWILEERKRHFQRLPKAQRDDTPAVVQRIKLHSGLDVALERQVARVAGPRTAEQATDDWASVLTQRALLGDVFAEVAPDTFSDGELDRFVDWNRRRLEAISEFQAGDEEADAGLDAEDDALLLRAWQRRVGPLQRGKRPLRLRHIAIDEVQDFAPIEVRVLLECMERESSITLSGDTQQHLMENSGFTSWSGFFTELGVGGAEIETLKVSYRSSAQVMQFATSLLGDLQEDEEVVTTRDGPPVELFRMTDRGACVAFLSDVLRDLMAAEPLASVAVLTPSANASDLYYEGLARAELPRLRRIRDGEFPFKAGIEVTEVTQVKGLEFDYVIVLDVDAKNYPDTPASRRQLHVAATRAVHQLWMTSVGTPSPLVSEVDAR, from the coding sequence ATGGACGATCGGCCGGATCAGGTCGTTCGAGAGGAGCTCGAAGCGCTCGAGGACGTCTCGCGCCGGCTCGCCGAGCTCCCGCCCGCGAAGACCGCGAGTGAAGCGCCCATCGTGAAGGAGCTCGAGCGGATCCGGGAACGGCTGCTCTCGGGCGACGAGAACAAGGATCTCTCGGCCCTCACCGAGCAGTACCACAACCAGTCGGCGATTCTGAACCAGCTGCGTCGTGCGGGGCAGGCCGTCCAGGTCGATGCAGCGTCCCCGTACTTCGCGCACCTGCGTCTCGAGGAAGAGGGCCGCAGACGCGACCTCTACCTCGGGCACACGACCTGTCTCGAGAAGGGCCTGCGGATCGTCGATTGGCGAGACGCGCCGATCAGCAAGATCTTCTACAGCTACCGGCAGGGCGAGGACTTCGACGAGGAGATCTCCGGGCGGGAGCGCTCGGGCGAGGTCCTGGCTCGACGGATGGTGCGCATCCGCGACGGAGTGCTCGAACGGGTCCAGGCGCCGGAAGGGGACTACAGCCTGGATCCCGATTCCCCCTCCGGCTGGCGCCGCGACGAGATGGGGACCCCTCGACTCGCCGGGGGCGAAGCGGCGGCGCTTCGCTACGACGAAGACTCCCTCGATCTCTCCCGACGCATGGGCGAAGACCGGACCGGCGAGGCGCTCCGGGCCGACAAACATCTCCCCGAGATCACGAGCCTGATCGACCCGACCCAGTTCGATCTGATCACACGACCGGCGGCCGGCTACCTGGTGATCCGCGGAAGCGCCGGCTCGGGCAAGACGACGGTCGCGCTGCACCGCATCGCCTACCTCGCCTACGCCGACGAGCGGATCGACGGTCCGGATACCCTCGTGGTGGTCTTCTCGCGCGCGCTGGCTCGCTACGTCGCCCACGTCCTGCCTTCCCTGGGACTCGAGGGTGTACGGATCACGACCTATCGCGACTGGATCCTCGAGGAACGCAAGCGCCACTTCCAACGACTTCCCAAGGCGCAACGGGACGACACGCCGGCGGTCGTCCAGCGGATCAAGCTCCACTCGGGCCTCGACGTCGCGCTCGAACGGCAGGTGGCGCGGGTTGCCGGTCCGCGGACCGCCGAGCAGGCGACGGACGATTGGGCGAGCGTCCTCACGCAACGCGCGCTCCTCGGCGACGTGTTCGCCGAGGTCGCGCCGGATACCTTCAGCGACGGCGAGCTCGATCGCTTCGTCGACTGGAACCGTCGGCGCCTCGAGGCGATCTCGGAGTTCCAGGCCGGCGACGAGGAAGCCGACGCAGGCCTCGATGCGGAGGACGACGCGCTGCTCCTGCGCGCGTGGCAGCGGCGGGTGGGCCCCCTCCAGCGCGGCAAGCGCCCGCTCCGACTTCGCCACATCGCGATCGACGAGGTCCAGGACTTCGCGCCGATCGAGGTCCGGGTCCTGCTCGAGTGCATGGAGCGCGAGTCGAGCATCACGCTCTCCGGCGACACCCAGCAGCACCTGATGGAGAACTCGGGCTTCACCAGCTGGTCGGGCTTCTTCACCGAGCTCGGCGTCGGCGGCGCGGAGATCGAGACGCTCAAGGTCAGCTACCGCTCCTCGGCGCAAGTGATGCAGTTCGCGACGTCGCTCCTCGGCGACCTGCAGGAGGACGAAGAGGTCGTGACGACGCGCGACGGTCCGCCGGTCGAGCTCTTCCGGATGACCGATCGCGGTGCCTGCGTCGCCTTCCTTTCGGACGTGCTGCGGGACCTGATGGCTGCGGAGCCGTTGGCGAGCGTCGCCGTGCTCACGCCGAGCGCGAACGCCAGCGACCTCTACTACGAGGGGCTCGCCCGGGCGGAGCTTCCGCGCCTGCGTCGGATCCGCGACGGGGAATTCCCCTTCAAGGCCGGCATCGAGGTCACCGAGGTCACCCAGGTGAAGGGCCTCGAGTTCGACTACGTGATCGTGCTCGACGTCGACGCGAAGAACTACCCCGACACGCCGGCCTCCCGCCGCCAGCTCCATGTCGCGGCCACCCGCGCCGTCCATCAGCTCTGGATGACGAGCGTGGGCACGCCGTCGCCGCTCGTCAGCGAGGTCGACGCCCGCTGA
- a CDS encoding secondary thiamine-phosphate synthase enzyme YjbQ yields MIDRIRVQPKGQGLFEFTDQVVDRVDRAGIVDGLCTLFVQHTSASLVIQENADPSARRDLERWLARLVPEGDALFTHTLEGPDDMPAHVKSALTATSLSIPVADGRLVLGTWQGVYLWEHRDAPGPRTVVVHVTGD; encoded by the coding sequence GTGATCGATCGGATCCGGGTTCAGCCGAAGGGGCAGGGACTCTTCGAGTTCACCGACCAGGTCGTCGACCGCGTGGACCGGGCCGGAATCGTCGACGGGCTCTGCACGCTCTTCGTTCAGCACACGTCGGCGAGCCTCGTGATCCAGGAGAACGCGGACCCGTCGGCGCGGCGGGACCTCGAGCGCTGGCTCGCACGCCTGGTGCCGGAAGGGGACGCGCTCTTCACGCACACCCTCGAAGGGCCGGACGACATGCCTGCCCACGTGAAGTCGGCGCTGACGGCGACGTCGCTCTCGATCCCCGTGGCCGATGGGCGCCTCGTCCTCGGCACCTGGCAGGGGGTCTACCTCTGGGAGCACCGCGACGCGCCGGGCCCGCGCACCGTCGTCGTCCACGTGACCGGCGACTGA
- a CDS encoding response regulator transcription factor produces MVSIVVADDHKIVREGLIRLLEAREDFTVVGEAANGEEAVQLVMEKRPDIVLMDINMPKLSGIDATRQLGKAGCQSKILVLSMHESRAYVEEVLRAGASGYVVKNSASKDVHNAIDAVRAGASYLSPAITQQVVDAIARPGDAGPSGVSMLTEREREVLKLIAEGLSSKEIASDLGVSLKTIDSHRSNLMEKLDIHKVSGLVRFAIRAGLVEP; encoded by the coding sequence ATGGTCAGTATCGTGGTGGCAGACGATCACAAGATCGTCCGAGAAGGACTCATCCGTTTGCTGGAGGCGCGGGAAGACTTCACCGTGGTCGGTGAAGCCGCGAACGGCGAGGAAGCGGTCCAGCTCGTCATGGAGAAGCGACCCGACATCGTCCTGATGGACATCAACATGCCCAAGCTCTCGGGCATCGACGCGACGCGGCAGCTCGGAAAGGCCGGCTGCCAGTCGAAGATCCTCGTGCTCTCGATGCACGAGAGTCGTGCCTACGTCGAGGAAGTGCTCCGCGCGGGCGCTTCCGGCTACGTCGTCAAGAACTCCGCTTCGAAGGACGTGCACAACGCGATCGATGCGGTGCGCGCCGGGGCCTCGTACCTGTCGCCGGCGATCACCCAGCAGGTGGTCGACGCGATCGCGCGACCGGGGGATGCGGGACCGTCCGGGGTCTCGATGCTCACCGAGCGCGAGCGCGAGGTCCTGAAGCTCATCGCCGAGGGGCTTTCCTCGAAGGAGATCGCTTCCGACCTGGGCGTGTCGCTCAAGACGATCGACTCGCACCGCTCCAACCTCATGGAGAAGCTCGACATCCACAAGGTCTCCGGGCTGGTTCGCTTCGCGATCCGCGCGGGTCTCGTCGAGCCGTAG
- a CDS encoding MotA/TolQ/ExbB proton channel family protein has translation MASELEAGASGASRLRPRRAPGEGPDWPPAVGAIVFTGVFYGLLQVVPTGRVGELFLERGFVPVLITGASAWALLLIGARWARLQSEARILDVDLFAAESERGIRPDRAGDLRRELTTRAGAAAEGFLVARLDRALRQFEVRPRVSAVLEFLSAESAADEGRVDASYALVRVFVWAVPTLGFIGTVLGLGAAVGGFSESLEAAASLDGLKTSIGSVTGGLGVAFDTTLLALVLSIVIMFPASIVQRMEEGLVGAVDDYCAEWLVPRLRENGADDAAIAALATKLLDHVGAAGRGAGD, from the coding sequence TTGGCGTCGGAGCTCGAAGCGGGCGCCTCCGGCGCGAGCCGTCTGCGCCCGCGTCGCGCCCCCGGTGAGGGACCGGACTGGCCGCCGGCGGTCGGGGCGATCGTCTTCACCGGGGTCTTCTACGGCCTGCTGCAGGTCGTCCCGACGGGCCGGGTCGGGGAACTCTTCCTCGAGCGCGGCTTCGTTCCGGTCCTGATCACCGGCGCCTCCGCCTGGGCGCTGCTCCTGATCGGCGCCCGCTGGGCCCGGCTGCAGTCGGAGGCGAGGATCCTCGACGTCGACCTCTTCGCAGCGGAGTCCGAGCGCGGGATCCGGCCCGACCGCGCAGGGGACCTGCGGCGGGAGCTCACCACCCGTGCCGGCGCGGCCGCCGAGGGCTTCCTCGTCGCCCGCCTCGACCGGGCGCTCCGGCAATTCGAGGTCCGGCCGCGGGTCTCGGCCGTCCTCGAGTTCCTGTCCGCCGAGTCCGCGGCGGACGAAGGGCGGGTCGACGCGAGCTACGCGCTCGTCCGCGTCTTCGTGTGGGCCGTCCCGACCCTCGGATTCATCGGCACGGTCCTCGGCCTCGGCGCGGCGGTCGGGGGCTTCTCCGAGAGCCTCGAAGCCGCCGCGAGTCTCGACGGGCTCAAGACCTCGATCGGCTCCGTCACCGGCGGGCTCGGCGTCGCCTTCGACACGACCCTGCTGGCCCTCGTGTTGAGCATCGTCATCATGTTCCCGGCGAGCATCGTCCAGCGCATGGAAGAGGGACTCGTCGGCGCCGTCGACGACTACTGCGCGGAGTGGCTGGTGCCGCGGCTTCGGGAGAACGGGGCGGACGACGCGGCGATCGCGGCCCTCGCGACGAAGCTCCTCGATCACGTCGGTGCTGCCGGCCGCGGAGCGGGCGACTAG
- a CDS encoding MBL fold metallo-hydrolase: protein MPARNRRPLEACATLRGTDEGGDLQMRDEARLEDLGGGIFAWLQPDGSWGLANAGLVSDGGSSLLVDTLYDLPLTRRMLEAMADATPAARKIDTLVNTHANGDHCFGNQLVGDARIITSTATAGEWDEVPPEMMTRMLAAADQMGPVGEFVKKAFGAYEFEGLKPTPPTETFDGRLDLAIGDREVELIEVGPAHTAGDVIIHVPSTRTIFTGDILFIEGTPIMWEGPVANWIAACEKIAELDPEVIVPGHGPLTDTRGALAVRDYLVYVRDETRKRFDAGLSIRDAAHDIALGDYSAWLDSERIAVNVSTLYKEFGYDGPAPDTMEIFGLMAELVR from the coding sequence TTGCCTGCGCGAAACCGGCGCCCGCTCGAGGCGTGTGCGACTCTGCGCGGGACCGACGAGGGAGGCGACCTGCAGATGCGCGACGAGGCACGACTGGAGGATCTGGGAGGTGGGATCTTCGCCTGGCTGCAGCCCGACGGGTCGTGGGGCCTCGCGAACGCGGGCCTCGTTTCGGACGGCGGGAGCAGCCTGCTGGTCGACACGCTCTACGACCTTCCGCTGACCCGGCGGATGCTCGAGGCGATGGCGGACGCCACGCCCGCGGCGCGCAAGATCGACACCCTGGTCAACACCCACGCGAACGGGGACCACTGCTTCGGCAACCAGCTGGTCGGCGACGCCCGGATCATCACGTCGACGGCGACCGCAGGCGAGTGGGACGAGGTCCCGCCCGAGATGATGACGCGCATGCTCGCCGCGGCCGACCAGATGGGCCCGGTCGGCGAGTTCGTGAAGAAGGCCTTCGGCGCGTACGAATTCGAGGGACTGAAGCCCACGCCGCCGACCGAGACCTTCGACGGGCGGCTCGACCTCGCGATCGGCGATCGGGAGGTCGAGCTGATCGAGGTCGGCCCGGCCCACACCGCCGGCGACGTGATCATCCACGTCCCGTCGACGCGCACGATCTTCACCGGCGACATCCTCTTCATCGAGGGCACGCCCATCATGTGGGAAGGCCCCGTGGCCAACTGGATCGCCGCCTGCGAGAAGATCGCCGAGCTCGACCCCGAAGTGATCGTCCCGGGGCATGGCCCGCTGACCGACACCCGCGGCGCGCTCGCCGTTCGCGACTACCTGGTCTACGTGCGCGACGAGACCCGCAAGCGCTTCGATGCGGGCCTGTCGATCCGCGACGCGGCCCACGACATCGCCCTCGGCGACTACTCGGCGTGGCTCGACTCGGAACGGATCGCGGTCAACGTCTCGACCCTCTACAAGGAGTTCGGGTACGACGGCCCCGCGCCCGACACGATGGAGATCTTCGGCCTGATGGCGGAGCTCGTGCGTTAG
- a CDS encoding uracil-DNA glycosylase, whose translation MAARTPSESERPDCLHCVHYFVTWESDRPRGCRAYEFKSADLPSDVVFSSSGEPCQCFERKPGARPKARLLR comes from the coding sequence ATGGCGGCACGAACCCCCAGCGAGAGCGAGCGCCCGGACTGCCTCCACTGCGTCCACTACTTCGTGACGTGGGAGTCCGATCGGCCCCGCGGTTGCCGCGCCTACGAGTTCAAGTCGGCGGACCTGCCTTCGGACGTGGTCTTCTCGTCGTCGGGCGAGCCCTGCCAGTGCTTCGAGCGCAAGCCCGGCGCGAGGCCGAAGGCGCGTCTGCTCCGCTGA
- a CDS encoding PEGA domain-containing protein — MPRSDVPTRAQLTRILDLPSNASEASIGVALDRLLAALRARREADETEGPERRRLDEEIARLEAARPIARAVGTPDRLPLIGALLGTIAGLAALFFYSGGPDDTRAPLRTTLALSQKPRLELEGPLPAATLRIYDADRTRIVAEMRAEGAVHELDRGRFALEVTRPDCPDAWTRSVYFGPGTVHRFAPTLCTGEGRLIVRANVPDAEVKIDGAPFGAPGDVAHTLSVGEHEVVVERDGFRRWVERVRIRPEARVELTALLLPEREPALRARRLDLGFDAKALAPPPPRAPTPFDMGDLAESIAPDTRRPVTRLLEREGLGGLPDGGSTAWHDRVRREFLNRFDSDASGRIDRFEESESISCTWWRETEQSFDEGGLGLSMARYYGFDGSEWHPGALGFERSVRGVAYERMRGCGLQAQATGMAKARI, encoded by the coding sequence ATGCCCCGCTCCGACGTGCCCACCCGCGCCCAGCTCACGCGGATCCTGGACCTCCCCTCCAATGCGAGCGAAGCGTCGATCGGGGTCGCTCTCGATCGACTGCTGGCCGCCCTGCGCGCGCGACGCGAAGCGGACGAGACCGAGGGGCCCGAGCGACGGCGCCTCGACGAGGAGATCGCGCGGCTCGAGGCAGCGAGACCGATTGCCCGCGCCGTCGGAACGCCGGACCGCCTCCCCCTGATCGGTGCGCTGCTCGGAACGATCGCGGGCCTCGCCGCGCTCTTCTTCTACTCCGGCGGACCCGACGACACTCGAGCGCCCCTACGCACTACGCTCGCGCTCTCGCAGAAGCCGAGGCTCGAGCTCGAAGGTCCGCTGCCGGCCGCGACCCTCCGGATCTACGACGCGGACCGCACGCGCATCGTCGCCGAGATGCGCGCCGAGGGCGCCGTCCACGAGCTCGACCGCGGACGCTTCGCCCTCGAAGTGACGCGCCCGGACTGTCCCGACGCCTGGACGCGATCCGTCTACTTCGGACCCGGGACCGTCCACCGCTTCGCGCCGACGCTGTGTACCGGCGAAGGTCGACTGATCGTCCGGGCCAACGTGCCCGATGCCGAGGTGAAGATCGACGGCGCCCCGTTCGGAGCGCCGGGCGACGTCGCACACACGCTCTCGGTCGGCGAGCACGAGGTCGTCGTCGAGCGGGACGGGTTCCGTCGCTGGGTCGAGCGAGTCCGTATCCGACCGGAGGCCCGCGTCGAACTGACGGCCCTCCTGTTGCCGGAGCGCGAACCGGCACTCCGTGCGCGAAGGCTCGATCTCGGCTTCGACGCGAAGGCGCTCGCGCCGCCGCCTCCTCGGGCCCCGACCCCGTTCGACATGGGGGATCTCGCGGAGTCGATCGCGCCGGACACCCGACGTCCCGTGACCCGGCTGCTCGAACGCGAGGGGCTCGGCGGGCTGCCGGACGGAGGCTCCACTGCCTGGCACGACCGCGTCCGACGGGAGTTCCTGAACCGCTTCGACAGCGACGCGTCGGGTCGGATCGATCGCTTCGAGGAGAGCGAGTCGATCTCCTGTACCTGGTGGCGGGAGACCGAGCAGAGCTTCGACGAGGGAGGCCTCGGCCTCTCGATGGCGCGCTACTACGGATTCGACGGCAGCGAATGGCATCCGGGCGCCCTCGGCTTCGAGCGCAGCGTCCGGGGCGTCGCCTACGAGCGGATGCGCGGCTGCGGACTCCAGGCGCAGGCGACGGGCATGGCGAAAGCCCGGATCTAG